tttctggaaaggcaagcaggctggggataaagggacacactcagaggcacacaggcgcgaagactcgacaggggagacagccgtgaccattcagaagactgaccagacaaggaaggaaggaagaagcggccatcgagactcaccttcgtgacaacagaccagagggactcagagaatcgggcctgcagtttaaccaagccatctttactggtagtatacttgaatctgctggggtatcctcttgttttatgtgggtaatttaagggttaatagtgttatttaataaacttgttgaatctttacttgtgtttgtcctttgtccaccttgcaaataagggcaccggggtaaaaccttggagtaagtaaactggttgaaagtatctgagaattcacAGGTACTACAgccgagaggatgtttccccttgtggggaagcctagaactaggggacacagtttaaaaattaggggttttccttttaagacggagataaggattgttttttttctctcaaatggTCATTAGTCCGTGGAATTCTCTtcgccagagagcagtggaggctgggacattgaatatattcaaggctgagtttggCAGATTATTGATGGACAGGGGAGTCAATGGTTATGGGGCaaacaggaatgtggagttgagaccacaatcagatcagccatgatcctattgaatggtggagcaggctcaaggggccaaatggcccacttctgctcctaagcaGAAGTAATGAGGTGACTTACCAGAGAGCAATGATGAGATACAGAGAGCAGAAGTTTCCACCCCTGACGTAAGTTCATGATACATTTGCTGGTAGGCTGAGGCTGGTCCATCTCACTTCATGAGGGAACAAGTTTCCCTACTTCTTCAATGTGTTTGCCTCACAAGGCCTCCTTAGGTTCCCCTTGACGGGTAGACTAAACACACAACTAACTCCAGCACTTCCTCTGTGTAACCagttactgtaagaagtctcacaacaccaggctaaagtccaacaggtttatttggtagcaaataccattaaagctttcggagcactgctccttcgtcagatggagtggatatctgctctcaaacagtgcacagacacagaaatcaagttatagaatactaattagaatgcgaaactCTCCAGCCaaccaaaggtacagacaatgtgggtggagggagcattcaacacaggttaaagagacgtgtattgtctccagacagaacagctagtgagattctgcaagatcagggggaaagctgtgggggttactgataatgtgacataaatccaacatcccggtttaggccgtcctcatgtgtgcggaacttggctatcagtttctgctcagcgactctgcgctgtcgtgtgtcgtgaaggccgccttggagaacgcttacctgaagatccaaggctgaatgcccgtgactgctgaagtgctcccccacaggaagagagcagtcttgcctagtgattgtcgagcggtgttcattcatccgttgtcgcagcgtctgcatggtttccccagtgtaccgtgcctcgggacatcctttcctgcagcgtatcagtctacctgatgtcccgagacatggtacattggggaaaccatgcagacgctacgacaacggatgaatgaacaccgctcgacaatcaccaggcaagactgctctcttcctgtgggggagcacttcagcagttacgggcattcagccttggatcttcaggtaagcgttctccaaggcggccttcacgacacacgacagcgcagagtcgctgagcagaaactgatagccaagttccgcacacatgaggacggccgaaaccgggatgttggatttatgtcacattatcagtaacccccacagctttccccctgatcttgcagaatctcactagctgttctgtctggagacaatacacatctctttaacctgcgttgaatgctccctccacccacattgtctgtacctttaagacctggctgggtggagagtttcgcattctaattagtattctataacttgatttctgtgtctgtgcactgtttgagagcagatatctactccatctgacgaaggagcagtgctccgaaagctttaatggtatttgctaccaaataaacctgttggactttaacctggtgttgtgagatttcttactgtgcttaacccagtccaacgccggcatctccacatcataaccagtTACTGGCAGGTGTACAACAACACCCATGTAGTTTGGGTTCCCTCTTCTCTGGCCATGTCCCTCATTCGGTCAACCCACTCTTGGCCGTTTGATATTAGAACTCACCTTGTGCTCCCAATCCGTGATTAAAGCAGCTCTGGGTAATAAGTGGCAATGTTTAACTGAGCTATTAGACTTCCAAGATTTGGTTTCAGCCCAGACCTCTGGGAGAGTGAAATGCTACCCTCACATGAGAATATCTTAGGAAGAATAGTTTTGGTCCTTTATTGATTTCCAACACACCACATTCTCCATAATAAGGGATTGTTTTCacaatagtcatcaacttcatccCTGGTAAGCAGATAACATGGCTAAGGCAAGTAATAGGTGTTTTGCTCTCTTCAACACCTCCCAAGCCACTACCTTATCTTTTTATTATCGCTGTCATCCACATCTCGTATCTTTTTCCCTCCATCATTCACCCATTAAGTTAGCTCTTAGTATACATACCATTACCTTGCCAGATCTAGCCCATAATATTTTCTATTGTCACCATAAAAGTAACCTGTTAAGACATAGATTTGAATAacgtgggcggcacgatggcacagtggttagcactgctgcttcacagcgccagggacccgggttcgattcccagcttgggtcattctcctcgtgtctgcatgggcttcctcccacagtccaaaagacgtgtgggttaggtgcattggccatgctaaattcttcctcagtgtacccgaacaggcaccggagtatggcaactagaggatattcacagtaacttcattgcagtgttaatgtaagcctacttgtgacactaataaataaactaaactttaaattaAATAAAAGACTCTGCCTTGTTAGGCTGCTCAAAGTTTATGAAGCCCAAATGTACACATCAACCATAACCAAGAAATTGAACCATGATTTCTTGCTTGAGAATGCTGGACTTAATTCAAAGAGAGTGTCCCCTTAAATTATATGTAATCACTTAATACATTTTATTAGTGTGATACTAGCGTACAGATACTTCTCTTGCCAAACATTCCTTATTTATTTTAGATAAATGGGTTAAACATCCATACAGTAATATCTCACAGTGTGAATGAAAAGCCTAGCACCTTTCTCACATAGTCAGAACATTCACTTTATTAACTTACATGGATCCAGCCCAGAGTGATGAGGTCATGTTGTTCCTGAATAGTAAACAGTTCCTCTTCATTCTCAGTGTCACAGTAATCTGGTCCCCCAGACTGCTTGGGTATTATCACATGTGTAATTATAAACTCATCATGTGTCTGCAAACAGAATGACAAAGAATGACAAGAATCAGCATTGCAATTTTCTTTTACAGGTCGGTTAGTGTCATGACAAATCAGATAGAAAGCAAACAGTTGTACTTCAAAAGTTACAATTGTCCACTGTATTTATTTTAATGCGAGGTTAGGGTCGACATGAATGTAACAAGTACGCAGTGTGTTGAAGCATCAAGACTCTAAAAGGGAAGTCAAAGCCTGGGCAAAATTCAAGGAAATACTTCAGATGAAAATCTGATTAATTGCTGCCTGTTATCAGTAAATGTGGATGTAAGGGCAGAGTGAATACAACACATTTAATTGGTGTTTATAAATACCCCTCAAGCCCATTCCTATGACAGGTTTAGTATGGAAATCATTTCCGCTCTGACGGCACAGACTTCGGAGACAACAGGATGATGATTAGGACAGTGCCCAAGAAGATCTTAGGAACATCCCCCAAGCCCACCCACAACACCGTCATCAAGAGTATTTTTTAGACGGCAGAATCAGAATACATGTTACTGACAAAACGTCTAAAGGGGACAATATTTATGCAGTAGGTATGTTCAAAGATTCCCAGAGTCCAAACAAGACAAAGTCACAGAGAGCTAGTTTGGAAGAAACAGAGAGATCGTTGCACCAGTGATAAATCAACACTCTCAGCTGGATTTTTCAAACATTTTTACTccgtccttaaagttacaaagccaacaggtttatttggtaacacgagctttcagagcactgctccttcatcactcacctgatggaggagcatcgctctgaaagctcgtgattccaaataaacctgttggactttaacctggtgttgtgagactacttactgtgcccaccccagtccaacaccggcatctccacatcattacaaagCCAAttctcagaatggaccaggcaaacccaaatccattcctcgcTTGCTCCTcaagccaaattcaaaatccaattgaatccaattcaaggtctccATAAGGGAGacaaataagatccaagctgacaagatgaggcactgCACCGCagcctgggcttgatctgacgcttgaccttagccaaaaaCGGCTGGTTTTGGCTGCATGTACGCTGACGCTGGGGTCGGTTGGTGACTGGTGTCCCTGAACTGACATCTCTACCACTAATTCCAGCTCTCTCTGAAAACAGAGTTAGACTCGCCAACAAATGGGTTTGTTGATCGGTTAACAGTGGTAAATAGACGGCCATCCAGTCAGGCACACCAGCCCTGGAATTCAAAATCTTTGCTGCTTTTTGTTTATACCAAATAACACATGTTGCCAGTTAACAGAAAGAGAAATTTACACTCAAATCATTCGAGCCATCCCGGATTGCTTCATAGCTAACGTGATacctttgaaatgtagtcactgttgcaagttagggaatgtggcagccaattaacCTGCAGCcaaatcccacaaacaacagttaAATAAATGACCGGATAACCTGGTTTTGGTGCAAGAGGAAAAGAAAGGATTTTATTTATACATCGTTTCATCACCACTGGATGTttcgaggcacagtggttagcactgctgcctcacagtgccagggacctggcatcgattcccggcacgggtcaccgtctgtgtagagtttgcatgttctacccgtttctgcgtgggtttcctccgggtgctccggttttctcccacagtctgaaaatgtgcaggttaggtgaattggccgcgctaaattctccctcagtatacccaaacaggcgctggagtgtggtgactaggggattttcacagtaacttcattgcagtgttagtgtaagcctacttgtgactagtaagtaAACTTTGAAAACTTTACAATCAGTGATGTACTGCCGAAGGGTAGTCATTGTTATttagtaggaaatgcagcagtcaattttcacacagcaaactctcaAAAATGGCAAAGTAATAATGATCAGTTAATATGATCTTCTGTGATGTTAaaggagggataaatattggtcaggacatggAGATTGCTTGCCTGGTTCTCCTTCAACACAGTGttatgggatctttaacatccaccaaGCAGGTAACATCTCATCCAGAAAATGccgcctccaacagtgcagcactctctcagtactgccttAAACTTTGTCCAGGATACTGGGAGgattcccctgctctttttttTGAATAATGccagggatcttttacatccagctgaGGGGCCTGATGAGACCTTGAGTTAAGGTCTCatctaaaagacagcacctctgacagtgccgcactccacTGTATGGAAGTGTCAGCTTAGGTTGTGTGTTCAAGCCTCTGAAGTTGgacttgaaagtttatttattagtgtcacaagtaggtttacactaacactgcaatgaagttactgtgaaaatcccctagtcgccagggGCCACAGGGGTTGCTTGAAGCCATGACACTTCAAACTCAGAGGTCAAAATGCTACCACTAAAACATGGCTCTCTGTAATGTCTTCAGTCAATGTCACAATGGTTAGTTACACACAATCAAGAGGGTTCAAGTGCTTGCAATTCTGGTATTGACATTTTAaaaggtctggatgattgacacttttattgggctACAATAAAAAGGAATTTTTTGTAAGAACATGAAAGGTTATCAATaaatgaatgttttttaaaaaaaaatttaagcaATTCCTTTCATCACTATAGGGTTCACTGCTTCTATACAGTGTATAATGCTGAATGGACATTAAGTGCCATAGTTTAGCATCGGGAGTACGAGGGATCATAAGGGTCATTTGGGCGCCATATTTTGGCATTGGGGTGGCATGAGAAGGGGCCACAGGGGTTGCTTGTGGGGAATGAGTTGACATGGGTAGCTTGAGGAGGGCCTTATTAAAGATTTCCTCATGTAGACTATGGTTCAAAACACTTCTGAAGTGCTATGAGACACAAGTCTTTGAAAACCCAGCCCGATTCCATTAAAACTAGAGGATTAGGACATGCCTATCCTTGAAATGGAGCCAACCAGGCTGGGGGTGCAGGGTTCACCCTTTTGAATCAGCCCACACTCTTAAAAGGCACTCCTGAAAATCAGTAACTCCAGGAACAGTGTCGGAAATCCTGGGCCAAACTTTTACcggcccgcctgccacgggaattggagtgggagaGGGGTGAACCATGGAACGGTCCATTGACCTCCGATGGGATTTTattgtttcaggatgagcaaggtcgtaaaatcccgcctctgGAATCAGATCCCAGCTGCTATTTTTAAAGAGCTCATGACTTGGCAATGACTTGGCAAAGACTTGGCAAAGATCCCTATAAAGACGGGAAAACACCAGAAATGTTATTCTTGATTTTTTTCCACAGGGCTGGATGGGGAgattccatctgtctctccctggTAAGTACTGGCAATGAGTATATGAAAATGATCGACTTTGTATTCAAGCAAAAGATATAAAGGCAAGGCAGaggcagcactgctgcttcacagcgccagggacctggggccagggacctgggttcaattccggcctcgggtcactgtctgtgtggagtctgcacattctccccgtgtctgcgtgggtttcctccgggtgctccagtttcctcccacagttcaaagatgtgcgggttaggttgattgaccatgataaattgccccttaatgtcaggaggattagcaggataactatgtggggttacggggatagaacaggttctgggtgagattgttgtcggtgcaggttcgatgggccaaatggcatctgtctgcgctgtagggattctatgattttcaggcCTAACAATATCCAGACCAAAGCTTATTTTCTGAAACTTACTTTTCTGCTGCTTACCCGTCACTTCCTTTATCCTGAAGTATGTCCACCATTTGACAAACACAGAACTTTGGTGGAAGCCACCTGGGAAATGGGAACGTAAGCCTGGGAAACAGGAGGTTGTGACTGCTGATAAAGATTAATGCAGCCTTGCCGTACAGCCGCGGCACTTATAAGGTAAAGCAAAATAAAACCTAGACTGAACAACATTGCCAACACTGGACCCACAGTTGACAATTAAAACAAGCTTCAGAGGTGTCCGACTCGGGGAAAGAAGGGaacgtgaaaatgttttttcttcttCTTCTGCGGCTTACCAGCTTTCCACTCAGAATTCCACAAGTTTCTATTCCTCGTGCTGTGTTAGCATCCGCCTGCATCAAAAACTTTTGGCAAAGGTTTTTAGGGAGGACAACTTGTTGAAGGCCATCGACGCTCTGTCCTGTAAAACATGGTTAAGTAGAAATCAGCTATATTCCTGCCAGAAACTGATCGCTCCCAATGTTACAACAGGCATCTTAGAAGATTCGGCATTTGTCAGAAATCACATGGAATCAAGTTTATTTGATCCAGTTTATGCAAGGATGTCAGATCTGCTTAAGggtaaccagatgggtttttatgtttATGTACAATGGCTatcatttttaattccagattttttttttattgagttcaaatttcgccatttgctgtggtgtgattcgaacccagatccccagaagattagcctgagtctctggattactagtccagtgacaataccactacaccacagccTCCCCATACAATGCAATAACATAACATTTACACCACAGGGATTCAGTGCAGATAATCTATGCCATTATGAGTTCATAAGTTTGGTCATTTTAATGAAGAACTCAGCACAAAGTTgtacctccccccccaacctgaGGGCACAGTCAGAGAGTAACTGCTCGAGTTTAAAGCAATGTCATTCCCTCCATATGTCATCAACTGCACTCTGCAAACACTGTGGGGGAATCAAAATGTGTTGCACATGtactcttaacatcctcctcatcttcccaccaagttttacatcatcagcaaacttggagatattacttttggttccctcatccaaatcattgatgtatattgtgaggaGCTGGGGCCCCAAGCGCTGATCCCTATGGGACCCCACTAGACACCAGCTGCCACTATTTATTCCTCCATTTCCTGTCTTCTAACCAATTCCTCAACAGACACGGTTGACGAAAGTAACACCTCCTCTTCTGTTCAGACACAGAGACAACCTCCCGTTCCCCTGTTAATGCTGGTTAAACGCACCACTGGTGAGTTCATGCAAAGATGAAAACGGCGGAGGTTACCTACCACTGGTGTAAAGAAAAAGACACCAGAGGTTCGCCATCAACTGTTTCCAGAGCGACGACCTCCAGGCCATCTGACCTATTAATAGTGACTGACTTATTAATTACTGTTCATGTTGAATTCTTGGGGATGTTCAATttaagggtggggggaggggtaatgTTATGCATTTGCATTGATTCTTATTGGCTTATTGATCTCTGCTGTATTAATATGTTCACCCGAAGTGGTGTTGTAAGTTCCTAGCATGGGAAACAGGCAGAGAAGAAGCAGCCATATAAGAGAACGCACACCTGCAAATAAAGATCCATTGGTTTAAAACCCTACATGCCCCTTGGTGTCATTCTCCAATAGACAACAATGATCaattaaaaacatttcttaaaaggCCTGGAATTAACAGCTTTCCCATGTTCCACTGAATGGTAACGTCAGGACAAAAGAGAAATCAGTGCTTAAGCGacagttagggaacttggggaaataaagagtgatgtcttgaggagtgtacatattacagagaaggaggtgctggcggTCTTaaggcgcatcaaggtagataaattcccaggacctgatgaagtgtatcccaggacattgaaggagggtagggaggaaattgtgggtcccctagcagagatatttgaatcatcgatagtcacgggtgaggtgcctgaagactggtgggtggcaaatgttgtgcctttgttttaaaaaggctgcagggaaaagcctgggaactacaggccagtgagcctcacatctgtggtgggtaagttgttggaaggtattttgagagacaggatctacaggcatttagagatgcaaggactgattagggacagtcagcatggctttgtgagtggaaaatcatgtctcacaaatttcattgagttttttgaagggataactaagaaggtagatgaaggcagtgcagttgatgttgtctaaatggactttagcaaggcctttgacaagataccacatggtaggttgctgcataaggttaacTCTCtcaggatccagagtgaggtagccaaatggatacaaaattggcttgatgacagaaggtggttgtagagttgtttttcaaactggaggcctgtgaccagcggtgtgcctcagcgatcagtgctgggcccactgttatttgtcatttatattaatgatttggatgagaatatagggggcatggttagtaagtttgcagatgacaccaaggttggtggcatagtggacagtgaagaaggttatcgaggattgcaacaggatcttgtccaattgggccagtggactgacgaatggcagatggagtttaatttagataaatgcgagatgatgcattttggtagactgaaccagggcaggacttactcagttaatggtagggcgttggggagagttacagagcaaagacatctaggggtacagcttcatagctccttgaaagtggagtcacaggtggacagagtggtgaagaaggcattcagcatgcttggtttcattggtcagaacattaaatacaggagttgggacaacttgttgaagttgtacaagacattggtaaggccacacttggaatactgtgtacagttttggtcaccctattatagaagggatattaaactagaaagagtgcagaaaagatttagtagggtgctaccgggacttgatggtttgagctataaggagaggctggatagactgggatttttttctctggagcgtagaaggctgaggggtgatcttatagaggtctataaaataataaggcatATAAATAAggtagctagtcaatatcttttcccaaaggtaggggagtccaaaactagagggcagaggtttaaggtgagaggggagagattttttcatacagagggtggtgagtgtctggaacaagctgccagaggtagtagtagaggcgggtacaattttgtcctttaaaaagcatttagatagttatatgggtaaggtgggtatagagggatatgggccaaatgcgggcaattggggttagctttaaaaaaagaggggcggcatggacaagttgggccgaagggcctgtttccatgctggaaacctctatgactgtatccGCCAAGGAAAGATCCGGTCTTTGATGATTATTGTTAGGCAAGAATACAGAAGAAAGGCAAGTGAATGAAGTTAAGAAACAAATCAaccatgatccaattgaatgcCAGACCAACCTCCCTAAGCAAGGGTagggtaaaggatcagggtagccaatgaggtaaaGCCGAGGCTttgcctgatgcaatttttcaaagccatctcagccttttgacTAAGATGAAGTGTCAGATTAAGTCTgtggggggtgcaatgcctcagcctgtcagcttggatcttgtttgattgagcccaagatgggatgttgTGTCttgtcttgtcaacttggatctggtttgcctgtaatgtggggaccaggatcgaaattaatttgaattggcttttttgattagaaataaagtaccgaGAAAAAGGGCCTCAATGACCTGAGCTAGAGCCTATATTCTCGCTCTATTTCTTACGTGCAGTGGTGCTCTGAGGTTTAAGGGACCTGTCCACTGGAGGGCACGATCCTGGTTGGGCATCATTTGGCGACTGGCCAGCAGCTTTCACCGCGCGCCAGGGAGGCTCAGTCTTTTCACGGGCAGCAGCGGTGCAGGTTAACATCCCTCCGTCACTCTGTTCCGACACTCTCAGCTTTAGCTCCTTCTGTTTCTCCTTGAGAAAATCTTGCCGTTTCAGTTGCTCTTCGAAGAAGTGGAACTGTTGCACCTCCAGCTGCTGCTGCCGAATCCTGGCCACACGTAACTTTTCCTCCTCGATCAACTTGTTTTGTTGTTGTCTTTCCGAGTCAACATCCTTTGCTTTGCTCTgtaaaaaaataaaacattttgttTGTTTCTTTAATTACAGAACGCTCCAGCAGAACCGAGAACATGGCAAATTCCTAACTCTTGCCTATTAAacaagagggtggtgtgtgtatggaatgagctatcagagaaagtggttgaggcaggttaaatagcaacatttaaaaagcatttggataagtacatggatgggaaaggatgagagggttatgggccaaacacgggcaattgggactagctaggaGAGCACCATGGTCTGCTGGTTGGGCCAAAGGCCTGCTTCTGTGCGGAGTTGCTCTATGACTCTTTAACTGCAAATGTAAGATAGTCCAAATAAATCTCATCTTCAGACGAGGGGGAATTAATCGAACATGGTTTACCCTGGGCACACATCTGGATCTTCTCTCACTGTGTGCTTTAACAAAGACATGACCAGAGTGAACAGTGACCTCTGTAAAACACAACCCAAAAACAGAATGGAACTAGAAATCTGAGCAGCACACCACATCCCTGTAAAGATTCCACTTTGAAAATATTCAGAAAGCACCCAGAAACACAGGCTAATATTTAGCTTATGGGCCTCACAAAGGTAACTCAGAAGAAAGATTACTGGAAACACCCTCTCCGATCATTATTTTTAGAAAGACGATCAGAAATATTTCACTGTCGTGTTTCATTTTTCAAGTGATATTGGGATCACAATGCCATATACTTGACCCTGGACAGAAAGATAAATTAAGTCACCCCACGTTATTAGATTAGAAAAGCCTCTTGCACCTGGTCTGTTGACAGGCAATTGGCTATTTAAACACTCGAGGTATGATAGCCTAATAGATTACGGTGATTTATTAGTAAGCCACAGCGGTACAATTTCTGTTCCGAGTTAGCTGATGTCAGTAATTCGGGTCGCGAATTGTACCACTGTGGCTTAATTGGGCTGCAAGAGGTCTCGGTGCCCTTGAGCTAGCGCAGGGGGAAATTATCCAAGAACCTTGCTGCTGATCATTAGCTTGATTATTATATTGATTAGGCACTGCAGATGTACAGACACAGGGCAAGGACGTGGTCAGGCTGTCACTGAGAGATGAGAGAGTTCGATAATGGCCTTTCTGATCCAGCTCAGGCAAGTGTCTCTCTGGAGACCTCCCTGTCTCTCCTGTCCTCTGGCTATGGGGATCTCATGTGTAGTAAGTCTAGGATGTCTGCATCCAGTCTCTGGTGAGAACTGCAAGTAACACCAAATTCAAATTAATTGGCAGTGCCGCTCCGGAGCTGCGCTTGGCGTCTGACCGTGCTGCACTGTGCCCGCCCGTGCTGCACTGTGCCCGCCCGTGCTGTACTGTGTGCCCGCCCGTGCTGTACTGTGTGCCCGCCCGTGCTGCACTGTGCCCGCCCGTGCTGCACTGTGCCCGCCCGTGCTGTACTGTGTGCCCGCCCGTGCTGTACTGTGTGCCCGCCCGTGCTGCACTGTGCCCGCCCGTGCTGCACTGTGCCCGCCCGTGCTGCACTGTGCCTGCCCGTGCTGCACTGTGCCCGCCCGTGCTGTACTGTGTGCCCGCCCATGCTGTACTCTGTGCCCGCCCGTGCTGTGCTCTGTGCTCCCTCATGCTGTACTCTGTGCCCGCCCATGCTGCATGGGATCTGAGACAGcttgatgctgacactgggtgccTCAAATGGGAACAGCTCAAAGTCCTCAGTATCATCGTGATGAAtgcagaaagaaaaagaaaataagtTTCAACATCAGCTGCTCCGCCATAATAAATGACATTTGGGTGAAAAACCAGAAAGGGTGCTTTATGG
Above is a genomic segment from Mustelus asterias chromosome 11, sMusAst1.hap1.1, whole genome shotgun sequence containing:
- the stambpl1 gene encoding AMSH-like protease isoform X2, whose translation is MGCNIEISEDITPRRYFRSGMEMVQMASVYLEEGNLENAFVLYNKLITLFVEKLPKHRDYQTCAIPEKQDILKKLKEVAFPRAEELKTKLIAKYGAEYKEYLTAQSKAKDVDSERQQQNKLIEEEKLRVARIRQQQLEVQQFHFFEEQLKRQDFLKEKQKELKLRVSEQSDGGMLTCTAAAREKTEPPWRAVKAAGQSPNDAQPGSCPPVDRSLKPQSTTARQSVDGLQQVVLPKNLCQKFLMQADANTARGIETCGILSGKLTHDEFIITHVIIPKQSGGPDYCDTENEEELFTIQEQHDLITLGWIHTHPTQTAFLSSVDLHTHCSYQLMLPESIAIVCAPKHNETGAFRLTPAGIQEVSTCRKKGFHPHSKEPALYQTCKHIAVKDMNIIIMDMR